A single region of the Saprospiraceae bacterium genome encodes:
- the modA gene encoding molybdate ABC transporter substrate-binding protein, with product MIRRYFFIGLLFILMFSCGQKEKAKLTIATAANVQFAMKELVELFTQQEGIPANIVISSSGQLTAQIKQGAPFDLFVSANMKYPEELYRSGFTTGAPAVYAYGKLVLWTAEEAINPSIDLLDSPSIKHIALANPKNAPYGQAGVEVLQHYQVFDKVASKLVYGESISQTNQFIVSGAAEIGFTAKSVVVSPTLVEKGKWIEIDQNTYTPIAQGVVLIKKDDQIITEAEKFYSFLFSQKAKAVLEKYGYQLKD from the coding sequence ATGATTAGAAGGTACTTCTTTATAGGTTTATTGTTCATCCTAATGTTCTCCTGTGGACAAAAGGAGAAAGCAAAACTAACCATTGCGACCGCTGCTAACGTACAATTTGCCATGAAGGAGTTAGTTGAGCTATTTACCCAACAGGAGGGTATACCTGCCAATATTGTCATCAGTTCTTCTGGGCAACTCACTGCACAAATAAAGCAGGGCGCACCTTTTGATCTATTCGTTTCGGCGAATATGAAATATCCGGAGGAATTATACCGCAGCGGCTTTACAACCGGGGCGCCGGCAGTGTATGCTTATGGCAAATTGGTGTTGTGGACTGCTGAGGAAGCGATCAATCCCTCTATTGATTTATTGGATAGCCCAAGCATCAAACATATTGCCTTAGCAAATCCTAAAAATGCACCATATGGGCAAGCTGGGGTGGAAGTCCTCCAACATTACCAAGTATTCGACAAAGTAGCCAGCAAGTTGGTTTATGGAGAAAGCATTTCACAAACGAATCAATTTATTGTTTCTGGTGCTGCGGAAATTGGGTTTACTGCCAAGTCTGTGGTCGTTTCTCCGACCCTTGTGGAAAAAGGAAAATGGATAGAAATAGATCAAAATACCTACACACCTATTGCCCAAGGCGTTGTCCTTATCAAAAAAGATGACCAAATAATAACTGAAGCTGAAAAGTTTTACTCATTTTTGTTTTCTCAAAAGGCCAAAGCAGTGCTGGAAAAGTATGGGTATCAGCTAAAAGATTAA
- the xylA gene encoding xylose isomerase codes for MSIVLGTKEYFPGISKIPFEGKGSDNPLAFKFYKEDQVVAGKTMKDHFKFAVAYWHTLCNVGGDPFGVGTKAFPWLVAADPIQQAKDKMDAAFEFITKLGVPYFCFHDVDLIDEGPSVAELQRRLQIITDYAKEKMAASGVKVLWGTANLFSNPRYMNGGATNPNFAVVAKAGAQVKNALDATIALNGENYVFWGGREGYMSLLNTDMKRELDHMARFLHMAKDYARGQGFKGTFFIEPKPMEPSKHQYDFDSATVLGFLRQYDLLDDFKINVEVNHATLASHTFQHELQVAADAGALGSIDANRGDYQNGWDTDQFPNNVMEITEAMLVILESGGIQGGGVNFDAKTRRNSTDLVDLFHAHIGGMDVFARALLAADAVLQQSAYKKMRSERYSSFDSGDGKTFEAGKMDLAKLASIGLNSEEPPLQSGQQELYENILNQFA; via the coding sequence ATGTCTATCGTTCTTGGCACAAAAGAGTATTTCCCCGGGATTAGCAAGATCCCATTTGAAGGGAAAGGATCCGACAATCCTTTGGCCTTTAAATTTTACAAAGAAGACCAGGTGGTTGCAGGAAAGACGATGAAAGATCATTTCAAATTTGCGGTAGCCTACTGGCATACCCTTTGTAATGTTGGTGGGGATCCTTTTGGGGTAGGCACCAAGGCTTTTCCTTGGTTGGTTGCAGCCGACCCGATTCAGCAGGCCAAGGATAAAATGGATGCTGCATTTGAATTTATTACCAAATTGGGCGTACCTTATTTTTGTTTTCACGATGTAGATTTGATTGATGAAGGCCCTTCAGTGGCAGAACTACAACGTCGCCTACAGATTATTACTGATTATGCTAAGGAAAAAATGGCGGCATCGGGTGTGAAAGTACTTTGGGGCACGGCTAACCTTTTTTCCAATCCAAGATACATGAATGGAGGGGCAACTAACCCCAACTTTGCGGTAGTGGCCAAAGCAGGTGCACAGGTCAAAAATGCCTTGGATGCCACGATAGCCCTAAACGGCGAAAACTATGTTTTTTGGGGTGGCCGCGAAGGCTATATGTCTCTCCTCAATACGGATATGAAACGAGAATTGGACCATATGGCTCGATTTCTCCACATGGCTAAAGATTATGCGCGAGGACAAGGGTTCAAAGGCACCTTTTTCATAGAGCCTAAACCCATGGAACCATCCAAACACCAATACGATTTTGATTCGGCTACCGTACTTGGCTTTTTGCGCCAGTATGATTTATTGGATGATTTCAAGATCAACGTGGAAGTTAATCATGCGACCCTAGCCTCACATACTTTCCAACACGAATTGCAAGTGGCGGCGGATGCTGGTGCTTTGGGCAGTATCGATGCCAATCGTGGCGACTACCAAAATGGTTGGGATACAGATCAATTCCCTAATAATGTGATGGAGATAACGGAGGCGATGTTAGTGATTTTGGAATCTGGTGGAATCCAGGGCGGGGGTGTGAATTTTGATGCCAAAACACGCCGTAATTCTACAGATTTAGTTGACCTCTTTCACGCCCATATCGGTGGTATGGATGTTTTTGCGCGTGCCTTGCTTGCCGCTGATGCTGTTTTACAACAATCTGCCTATAAAAAAATGCGCAGTGAGCGTTATAGTTCTTTTGATAGTGGTGATGGCAAAACTTTTGAAGCCGGAAAAATGGATCTGGCAAAATTGGCGAGCATCGGGTTAAATAGTGAAGAACCACCTTTGCAAAGCGGTCAACAAGAACTGTATGAAAATATTTTGAATCAGTTTGCTTAA
- a CDS encoding TOBE domain-containing protein, which translates to MNKLQGQLVDIQKEGDLSHVYIEVAGNILQAIVIDNPEEFAYVQAGSAIQLWFKETAVVLAKSIAAPISMENQLRCQITDIQESKMLTKVYLQHSAGPLVAIITTEAYQVMTLQLQEEVIALVKANEIMLA; encoded by the coding sequence ATGAATAAATTGCAAGGTCAGCTAGTCGATATTCAAAAAGAAGGCGATTTATCCCATGTATATATTGAGGTAGCGGGTAATATCCTTCAGGCGATTGTGATAGATAATCCAGAAGAATTTGCTTATGTCCAGGCAGGAAGTGCCATCCAGCTTTGGTTCAAAGAAACCGCCGTGGTATTGGCCAAATCCATAGCAGCGCCTATAAGTATGGAAAACCAGTTGCGATGTCAAATTACGGATATTCAAGAAAGTAAAATGTTAACGAAGGTTTATTTACAGCATTCCGCCGGGCCATTGGTGGCGATTATTACGACAGAGGCTTACCAGGTCATGACACTACAATTGCAAGAAGAAGTCATCGCCCTAGTTAAAGCCAATGAAATCATGCTAGCCTAA
- a CDS encoding FGGY family carbohydrate kinase, translating to MLLLGYDVGSSSIKASLVDSNSGETLGVAQYPAQELGMISHHPGWAEQDPATWWDCICEATKLLLAKTGANPEAIGAIGIAYQMHGLVTVDENQAVLRPSIIWCDSRAVQIGDEAFAQIGEEKSLQHLLNSPGNFTASKLKWVKENEPALYEKIAHIMLPGDYIAMRLTGEACTTISGLSEGMLWDFKENEVAQLVLDHYGIDRNLIPTIVPTFSIQGKVTAEAAKATGLKAGIPVTYRAGDQPNNALSLNVFEPGEVAGTGGTSGVIYAVIDQPLYDRWSRVNGFAHVNYTKEKPRIGVLLCINGAGIQYSWVKQQLTNNQLSYPSMEQEAAAIPIGSDGISILPFGNGAERMLRNLDLGAHIDHVQFNRHGQAHLIRAALEGVAFSFVYGVDIIKSMGLNMDVMRVGNDNMFQSRIFGETIATLLGSRIEVMETTGATGAARAAGVAVGAFSSLKEAMGQLKLAGTYEPASDKAAYDAAYQRWKKGLEERLG from the coding sequence ATGTTATTACTAGGCTATGACGTTGGCAGTTCTTCTATAAAGGCTTCCTTGGTTGATTCCAATTCGGGAGAGACTTTAGGCGTTGCGCAATATCCGGCCCAAGAACTGGGTATGATTTCTCACCATCCTGGATGGGCAGAGCAAGATCCTGCTACCTGGTGGGATTGCATTTGTGAAGCGACCAAGCTGTTATTGGCCAAAACGGGTGCAAATCCAGAAGCCATTGGTGCGATAGGCATTGCTTATCAGATGCACGGACTGGTGACGGTAGATGAAAACCAGGCGGTACTGCGCCCTTCCATCATTTGGTGTGATAGCCGGGCGGTGCAGATTGGCGATGAAGCGTTTGCACAGATAGGCGAAGAAAAAAGCCTGCAACATTTGCTCAATTCTCCAGGAAATTTCACCGCATCCAAGCTCAAATGGGTAAAAGAGAACGAACCTGCACTATACGAAAAGATTGCTCATATCATGTTGCCTGGTGATTATATCGCTATGCGACTAACCGGTGAAGCTTGCACAACGATATCTGGTCTTTCGGAAGGGATGTTATGGGATTTCAAAGAAAATGAGGTAGCGCAACTGGTCTTAGACCATTACGGTATTGATAGAAACCTTATTCCGACGATTGTTCCGACGTTTAGCATCCAAGGTAAAGTGACGGCAGAAGCCGCCAAAGCGACAGGCTTAAAGGCCGGCATCCCCGTTACATATCGGGCAGGGGATCAACCCAACAATGCCCTCTCCCTCAATGTATTCGAGCCAGGTGAAGTAGCTGGGACGGGGGGGACCTCTGGGGTTATCTATGCAGTGATAGACCAACCGCTATACGATCGGTGGTCAAGGGTTAATGGTTTTGCCCATGTCAATTACACCAAAGAAAAACCAAGAATTGGGGTTTTGCTGTGCATCAACGGTGCTGGTATTCAATATAGTTGGGTCAAACAACAACTAACCAATAATCAGCTTTCGTATCCTTCGATGGAACAGGAAGCTGCCGCTATACCGATTGGATCAGACGGCATCAGTATTTTACCTTTTGGCAATGGCGCTGAGCGCATGCTGCGCAACCTGGATTTAGGCGCTCATATTGATCACGTACAATTCAACCGCCATGGCCAGGCACACCTTATTCGTGCGGCCCTGGAGGGAGTAGCCTTTTCTTTTGTCTACGGCGTGGATATTATCAAATCGATGGGGCTAAACATGGATGTAATGCGGGTAGGTAATGACAATATGTTTCAGTCTCGTATTTTTGGTGAGACTATTGCCACCCTTTTAGGTAGCCGAATTGAAGTGATGGAAACGACCGGAGCGACAGGTGCTGCCAGGGCTGCGGGCGTTGCGGTAGGGGCTTTTTCCTCCCTCAAGGAAGCCATGGGGCAATTGAAACTGGCTGGGACCTATGAGCCGGCAAGTGACAAAGCGGCTTATGATGCTGCTTATCAGCGCTGGAAAAAGGGATTGGAAGAGCGTTTAGGCTAA
- a CDS encoding cystathionine gamma-synthase, with protein sequence MKFGTKVIHAGIEPDASTGAVMTPIYQTSTYAQTAPGEHKGFEYARTQNPTRAVLEKNLAALENGTHGICFGSGMAAMDAVLRLLSPGDEIISTNDLYGGSYRLMVRVYEKYGIKSHFMDLSDLKKVEKKITKKTKLIWIETPTNPMLNIIDIKAVCDLAKEHKIWTCVDNTFASPYLQTPLDLGADFVLHSATKYLGGHSDVVLGAVIVKDKAIAEQLYFYQNAVGAIPGPQDCFLVLRGIKTLHIRVERACKNAKKIAKFLLNHPKTKNVYYPGFKDHPGHEIAKDQMRDYGAMVSFDLVRDSFEDAIRVLSGTKIFTLAESLGGVESLIGHPASMTHASIPRPERLKVGLTDSLIRLSIGIEDVDDLIEDLEKALVNL encoded by the coding sequence ATGAAATTTGGAACAAAAGTAATTCATGCAGGCATTGAACCTGACGCTAGCACTGGTGCGGTAATGACACCAATTTACCAAACCTCCACCTACGCCCAAACGGCGCCTGGAGAGCACAAAGGATTCGAATATGCCAGAACGCAAAACCCCACCCGCGCTGTCTTGGAGAAAAACCTGGCAGCCCTGGAAAATGGCACGCATGGCATCTGTTTTGGCAGCGGAATGGCCGCAATGGACGCTGTTTTAAGGCTTTTGAGCCCTGGAGATGAAATTATCTCGACCAATGATTTATATGGAGGGTCCTATCGGCTCATGGTGCGGGTCTACGAAAAATATGGGATCAAATCCCATTTTATGGATTTAAGTGACCTGAAAAAGGTAGAGAAAAAAATCACTAAGAAGACAAAACTGATCTGGATCGAAACGCCTACCAACCCGATGCTCAATATCATTGATATTAAGGCGGTGTGTGATTTGGCGAAGGAGCATAAGATCTGGACATGCGTTGATAACACTTTTGCGTCTCCCTACTTGCAAACGCCGTTGGATTTAGGAGCAGATTTTGTGCTGCATTCAGCCACTAAATACTTGGGTGGGCACAGTGATGTTGTATTGGGAGCCGTAATTGTTAAAGATAAGGCCATAGCGGAGCAATTGTATTTCTACCAAAATGCAGTTGGCGCCATCCCTGGTCCACAAGATTGTTTTTTGGTACTTAGGGGCATCAAAACGCTCCATATCAGGGTAGAAAGGGCTTGTAAAAATGCCAAAAAGATTGCCAAGTTCTTGCTTAATCACCCCAAGACTAAAAATGTTTACTACCCAGGTTTTAAGGATCATCCGGGCCATGAGATCGCAAAAGATCAAATGCGTGATTATGGCGCTATGGTCTCGTTTGACTTGGTAAGAGATTCCTTTGAAGACGCTATCAGGGTTTTGAGCGGTACCAAGATTTTTACCCTGGCGGAATCCCTGGGCGGAGTTGAATCGCTCATTGGTCATCCGGCCTCCATGACCCATGCGTCTATTCCCCGACCGGAACGACTAAAAGTAGGGCTCACCGATTCGCTGATTCGGCTAAGTATCGGTATTGAAGACGTCGATGATTTGATTGAGGACCTGGAAAAGGCCCTGGTAAATTTATAA
- a CDS encoding ion transporter yields MGLKDKIFQVLDGGKKEKTLLNKRIDFLITALIIFSVFSIILESYAPLREQFGIFFFYFEFFTIMFFSLEYILRVWIADLKYPDMSRAAARWRFIRSPMGIVDLVAILPFYLPFLFTFDLRFIRILRVVRLLRVLKLKRHSKALNIIVQVFYDKRSELSITLFVTFILLLISSSIMYNLENEAQPDKFPDIISTFWWAIATLTTVGYGDVYPITPWGKFVGGIIALLGIGMVALPTGIISAAFIDELDEGKKKYRYCPHCGEKLEE; encoded by the coding sequence ATGGGATTAAAAGATAAAATTTTTCAGGTACTGGATGGAGGAAAGAAAGAAAAAACGCTACTAAATAAGCGAATAGATTTCCTCATCACGGCATTGATTATTTTTAGTGTCTTTTCAATTATTTTAGAATCCTATGCACCCTTGCGCGAGCAGTTTGGGATATTTTTTTTCTACTTCGAGTTCTTCACGATAATGTTTTTTTCGCTTGAATATATCCTGAGGGTATGGATAGCGGACCTAAAATACCCCGACATGAGCAGGGCGGCTGCGCGGTGGCGTTTTATTCGATCGCCCATGGGAATCGTCGATTTGGTTGCGATTTTGCCTTTTTACCTACCTTTTTTATTTACGTTCGATCTTCGGTTTATCCGTATATTGCGAGTTGTAAGGCTCCTGCGGGTACTCAAACTGAAAAGACATTCCAAGGCCCTTAATATTATTGTCCAGGTATTTTATGATAAGCGATCTGAATTGTCGATCACTTTATTTGTGACTTTTATCCTGCTGTTGATTTCCTCTAGTATCATGTATAACCTGGAAAATGAAGCCCAGCCGGATAAATTTCCGGATATCATCTCCACTTTTTGGTGGGCCATTGCTACTTTGACCACGGTGGGTTATGGTGATGTGTATCCCATTACGCCATGGGGCAAATTTGTTGGTGGAATTATTGCTTTGCTCGGCATAGGGATGGTTGCCTTGCCTACTGGGATTATCAGTGCGGCATTTATTGATGAATTGGATGAAGGAAAAAAGAAATATCGCTACTGTCCACATTGCGGAGAAAAATTAGAAGAGTAA
- a CDS encoding RNA polymerase sigma factor has translation MEETFKHIIDEHNGILFKIARSYAFEKVDFDDLYQEMLIQLWQSFPRFEGKSKVSTWIYRVALNTALTFNKQKKKRVSSTVIADWIAEKADDGPESLAHERQQQKRIDLLYQCINELAKEERALILLHLEGKTYDETAEILGITINYVGVKIMRIKKRLFNLLSERGYGGI, from the coding sequence GTGGAAGAAACCTTTAAACATATCATCGATGAGCATAATGGCATTTTGTTTAAAATTGCCAGGTCTTATGCATTTGAAAAGGTTGATTTCGATGATTTGTACCAGGAAATGCTGATTCAATTATGGCAATCTTTTCCTCGTTTTGAAGGCAAATCAAAGGTTTCGACGTGGATTTATCGGGTAGCACTCAATACAGCCCTTACCTTTAATAAGCAGAAAAAAAAACGAGTGTCGTCTACCGTAATAGCAGACTGGATAGCCGAAAAAGCAGATGATGGTCCAGAATCATTAGCTCATGAGCGGCAACAGCAAAAACGAATAGATTTATTGTATCAATGCATCAATGAATTGGCCAAGGAGGAGCGGGCTTTGATTTTATTACACCTGGAAGGAAAAACGTATGATGAGACAGCTGAAATTTTAGGTATAACGATCAATTATGTCGGCGTGAAAATCATGCGCATAAAAAAAAGGTTGTTTAATTTATTAAGTGAAAGGGGATATGGAGGAATTTGA
- a CDS encoding transketolase, translating into MADIQKLSQIASQVRRDIIRQTHQAASGHPGGSLGCTEFFVALYFHLMKHDPAFHMNGAGEDVFFLSNGHISPVWYSVLARSGYFPVEELASFRQINSRMQGHPATHEGLPGIRVASGSLGQGMSVAIGMALAKKLNGDDKTIYALTGDGELEEGQVWEAMMFAAHHKVDNLIVTVDWNGQQIDGPTEEVMSLGDLPAKWAAFGWEIVHLEAGNDMAEVVKALEVAKSKTGKGKPVVVMMKTEMGYGVDFMQGTHKWHGKAPNAEQTANALAQLEETLGDY; encoded by the coding sequence ATGGCTGATATTCAAAAGCTTTCACAAATTGCCTCTCAGGTGCGCCGCGATATTATCCGGCAAACGCATCAGGCTGCCAGCGGACATCCAGGCGGCTCTCTTGGGTGTACAGAATTCTTTGTAGCCCTTTATTTCCACCTTATGAAACACGATCCTGCTTTTCATATGAATGGTGCAGGAGAAGATGTTTTTTTCCTGTCTAATGGCCACATCTCGCCTGTATGGTACAGCGTGTTGGCCAGAAGTGGTTATTTTCCGGTCGAAGAATTGGCCAGTTTTAGGCAAATCAATTCTCGCATGCAGGGACACCCTGCTACCCACGAAGGATTACCTGGCATTCGGGTAGCCTCTGGATCACTTGGACAAGGCATGTCCGTTGCGATTGGTATGGCATTGGCCAAAAAACTCAATGGCGACGACAAGACCATTTACGCCCTGACGGGTGATGGCGAATTGGAGGAAGGCCAGGTATGGGAAGCTATGATGTTTGCTGCTCATCATAAGGTTGACAATCTTATCGTTACGGTTGACTGGAATGGCCAACAAATTGATGGCCCTACAGAAGAAGTCATGTCTCTGGGAGACTTGCCAGCCAAATGGGCTGCCTTTGGTTGGGAAATTGTCCACCTAGAAGCGGGCAATGATATGGCGGAGGTGGTCAAAGCACTGGAAGTGGCCAAGTCCAAAACAGGAAAAGGCAAGCCTGTTGTCGTCATGATGAAAACAGAAATGGGGTATGGCGTCGACTTTATGCAAGGCACCCACAAGTGGCACGGCAAAGCGCCTAATGCCGAACAAACAGCGAATGCCTTGGCACAATTAGAAGAAACCTTGGGAGATTATTAG
- a CDS encoding transketolase C-terminal domain-containing protein → MLDKIIDSGKKATRDGFGEGLHAIGQQNSEVIALCADLIGSLKMEAFIEDFPERFIQVGIAEANMMGIAAGLATAGKIPYTGTFANFSTGRVYDQIRQSIAYSHKNVKICASHAGLTLGEDGATHQILEDIGMMRMLPGFTVINPCDFNQTKAATIAIAAHYGPVYLRFGRPNWPNFTPENQVFEIGKALLLNEGTDVSVFATGHMVWNAVEAAKLLAKEGISVELINIHTIKPLDEAAILASASKTKAVVTAEEHQRNGGLGDAVAQVLAQHQPTPQAYVAVNDSFGESGKPEELLGKYGLGVQDIVAAIRSVLKRK, encoded by the coding sequence ATGTTAGATAAAATAATTGATTCTGGCAAAAAAGCCACCCGCGACGGTTTTGGCGAAGGGCTTCATGCCATTGGACAACAAAATAGCGAGGTGATCGCCTTGTGTGCGGACTTGATTGGATCTTTAAAAATGGAGGCCTTCATTGAAGACTTTCCAGAACGGTTTATTCAGGTAGGTATTGCAGAAGCCAATATGATGGGGATTGCCGCTGGTTTAGCAACTGCAGGAAAGATCCCTTATACGGGTACTTTTGCCAATTTCTCAACAGGCAGGGTATATGATCAAATCAGGCAGTCTATTGCCTATTCGCATAAAAATGTAAAGATTTGTGCTTCACACGCTGGGTTGACCCTGGGTGAAGATGGTGCTACGCACCAAATTCTGGAAGACATCGGTATGATGCGAATGTTGCCTGGTTTTACGGTTATCAATCCTTGTGATTTTAACCAGACCAAGGCTGCTACCATAGCGATTGCGGCACATTATGGGCCCGTGTATCTCCGTTTTGGTCGACCTAATTGGCCTAATTTTACCCCCGAAAACCAAGTTTTCGAAATTGGCAAAGCGTTGTTGTTGAACGAAGGAACTGACGTCAGCGTATTTGCTACGGGCCATATGGTTTGGAATGCAGTGGAAGCGGCCAAATTACTGGCCAAAGAAGGCATTAGTGTCGAACTAATCAATATCCATACGATTAAGCCATTGGATGAAGCCGCTATTCTGGCTTCTGCCAGTAAGACCAAAGCGGTGGTCACTGCCGAAGAACATCAACGCAATGGAGGATTGGGCGATGCAGTAGCGCAGGTTTTGGCACAACACCAACCTACTCCTCAAGCCTATGTTGCGGTTAATGATAGCTTTGGAGAAAGTGGTAAGCCGGAAGAACTCCTTGGCAAGTATGGGTTGGGTGTACAGGACATTGTGGCAGCCATTAGAAGCGTCCTTAAACGAAAGTAA
- a CDS encoding TraB/GumN family protein produces the protein MKNVMSKTLGIVLCLMVSFVCRNAAQDAVSATVANPQTILKAAENDNTLLWKIEGKGIQTAYLYGTIHLIPEADFFLTEATKAAFSASEQVVMELDMDNPNLQMELMQNAGMKDGTTLDQLVSEEDYKQIDALLKATLGVGVDPFKGWQPILTSSLFLSRFIEGTPASYEGSLMAMAKEANKEIYGLESVLDQLAAMEDIGYQKQADLLTETINDMEAMQNIFTDLIQVYKTQNIDALQKMMVSQSGGEEFGQFLIDKRNKNWIPKIGEMAKDKSTFFAVGSGHLGGENGVVKLLKDAGYQVTPIANK, from the coding sequence ATGAAAAATGTAATGTCAAAAACATTAGGGATTGTTTTATGCCTCATGGTTAGCTTTGTTTGCAGAAATGCAGCCCAGGATGCAGTATCTGCCACGGTTGCCAATCCACAAACGATCCTCAAAGCGGCAGAAAACGACAATACCCTCTTGTGGAAGATCGAAGGAAAAGGGATTCAAACCGCTTACCTGTATGGAACCATCCACCTGATCCCCGAAGCGGACTTTTTTCTCACCGAAGCTACTAAGGCCGCCTTTTCAGCCAGCGAACAGGTTGTCATGGAACTCGATATGGACAATCCCAATCTGCAAATGGAGTTGATGCAAAACGCAGGAATGAAGGATGGCACAACCCTCGATCAATTGGTTAGCGAGGAAGATTACAAGCAAATAGATGCCTTATTGAAAGCGACACTGGGCGTTGGCGTCGACCCTTTTAAAGGTTGGCAACCGATCTTGACCTCTTCGCTCTTTTTGTCTCGCTTTATAGAAGGTACACCTGCTTCTTATGAAGGCAGTTTAATGGCGATGGCCAAGGAAGCCAATAAAGAAATTTACGGTTTAGAAAGCGTATTGGACCAATTGGCCGCCATGGAAGATATTGGCTACCAAAAGCAAGCTGATTTGTTGACGGAAACCATTAACGATATGGAGGCAATGCAAAATATCTTCACCGATTTAATCCAGGTCTACAAAACACAAAACATTGATGCGCTGCAAAAAATGATGGTAAGCCAATCCGGTGGAGAGGAATTCGGTCAATTCCTCATTGACAAAAGAAACAAAAATTGGATCCCCAAAATTGGCGAGATGGCAAAAGACAAATCCACTTTTTTTGCAGTGGGTAGTGGCCACCTTGGAGGTGAAAATGGCGTAGTGAAATTGCTAAAAGATGCGGGCTACCAAGTGACCCCCATTGCAAATAAATAG
- a CDS encoding HU family DNA-binding protein, with product MNKGDLISKVAESAGVSKAQAEDALNAVLDGIGGALKSGDSVTLVGFGTFSISRREARSGRNPQTGETIKIAAKNVIKFKPGKKLTDSAN from the coding sequence ATGAACAAAGGAGATTTAATCAGCAAGGTTGCAGAAAGCGCTGGTGTATCTAAAGCGCAAGCAGAAGATGCATTGAATGCTGTACTAGATGGCATTGGTGGAGCCCTGAAAAGCGGCGACTCTGTGACCCTAGTAGGTTTCGGTACTTTCTCAATATCTCGACGTGAAGCACGCAGTGGTAGAAACCCACAAACCGGTGAAACAATTAAAATCGCGGCTAAAAATGTTATCAAATTTAAGCCCGGTAAAAAATTGACTGACTCTGCAAACTAA